The following coding sequences are from one Anguilla rostrata isolate EN2019 chromosome 16, ASM1855537v3, whole genome shotgun sequence window:
- the serf2a gene encoding small EDRK-rich factor 2 has translation MTRGNQRELARQKNAKKQTDSSKGKRNEDGLSAAARKQRDAEIMQQKQKKANEKGEPKSK, from the exons GGGGAAACCAGCGCGAACTGGCCCGTCAGAAAAACGCAAAAAAGCAGACCGACAGTTCCAAGGGGAAAAGGAATGAAGATGGACTATCCGCAGCTGCGCGAAAGCAGAG GGATGCAGAGATAATGcaacagaagcagaaaaaaGCCAACGAGAAAGGAGAACCTAAATCCAAATAA